cctcctcgccctcggtcatctccggtggttccttcccggcgagaggagggaggtggtCCGCGATCTTCTGCCAACGCTGTAATCGAATCAAAGGGACAAGTCAGAAAGGAAGAAGCGCGGCCAGGCCGTGCGAAGTCGCCATGCGAAGCATTACCTGAGGCGCTGGGGTGTCTTCGGTGTAGGGCTGCAAGCCGTCTTCGAAGGAAGTGAAGGTGGCAGTAGTGATCTTGGCaagcgccttccggtactcgccctcgtcccactcggtcgccgtcgaccgggtgcggtcattctgtccccggtactcccacatggggtgagctcggcaccgcagggggatcagccgccggccaagccaacagttgtacatgtcgaccgccgtcaggccgtcatcttttagcgcctggatcgcttggcgcatatccttcaccaccttctcctgctcgcgcggcagcgaccggacattgaggcgccgcgggacgctcggctcgggactgtattggggaatgcatacctcgcccgggggagtgtactccttggcgtagaaccagaaacgacgccacagcgactgcgccttcttggggagcgccatgtcgatgaagctttccccggacttcacctggaaggtgatccccccgtttgggatgagtgcttcgctgttcttgctggcccgagtcgcccgcccatggaagatggacacccacagcgggaagtagggcggacagcccaagtagcattcgcacagcgccacgaacagagaaatctgctggacgctgtgcggcccgaggtcggaaaccttgatgctgtagaaggccagcaactgccggaggaaatcggaggtggggagagcgaacccgcgatcgaggaagctcatgaagatcacgaactccccgggccgtgggaggggctccgtctcgttcgccggcggaaccCGCCATCGCTCTTGGTTAAACTCCGGGATGACCCCGGAGGCGACatacgggaggagagactcccgcGTGACCTTCGACTTGCCCCAACCCTTCGCCGCCATGGATGTGTGTGGAGTTTGGAATGAAGATGAGATGAAGAGAAGATGGGggatgaatgcggaggagtgttgaACCCTAATCCTAGGGGCGACCCTTTATACCGCCCGCACTCGCTCAGATTGAGGATGAAATCTGTTCGTTGAATCgtcccggaatcgccgccccgcaatcaacggtcgagatctgcgccgtcaccggctgaatagccgttaaactagccgttagcggtcacgtcgagcccaacggtcaacaacatgcaaacggtgtgcgcctcggtcaacgtgaaatctagccgttggcctcTCCACGTGTCTCTATGATGACTACGCGTCGACTGGCAAACGGCGATCGGCGAGCCGATCGTCACACGCCGATCGATCGATCAAATTCTGGCGACTAAGACTGCCACCGCACCCGCGACTTTATCTTTGGAAGCCCGGCGGCGACTCATCTTGATCCATCACCGCGCCTCTCCAAGACTTGCTCCAGATCCGcgcttcatcaccaccgcgcttggggactactgatggggatatgcccataggggtggGTCGCCGGTCCCGccgccatgaagatagaggctcgggtggatcgccagtcgcctaagcgactgggccctaaggcgactgggccgtgatcccaaggaggaggtccacacggttggacaagaagattacttgcgagggggatagcggatcccggattagtagcaactgatatgattcggagttatctccatgtaaccctagatcgggggtgcttatataaacccccgagcttaaaccctagaggacaccttacttgagatccaatctccccctgtaagctctcggcgtagccgccgactgagcccccccattgtaattctccactgagcaataaagatctagcaggacgtaggccttttactctccggaggggctgaacctgggtaaaacccttgcgtctcttgcacctcgacccgtagatggcaatgttcccttcccctcgcatcaatgaagtgctaccccccgtagcatctgccgtggttacatccacgacaggagggatcgacgtatggatttcccagatcgtcgaaagcctcagatgtttcctcttgatcctcaattgcataaatctgatgatattttgtattcagatctatgttgggtttggtgacatcatcgttgagattgatggagaccttgcccactgtgatagatttgtcgatgaagtcgtaactgtcgacatcgcttgagccatcgcttatatatgagtccgcagatgactcaaacgacatgtcgttgaagatcttggcgagtttctctcttgttctggtgctgacgtagcgtgtcgacgaagtttcttcttctcctgactcggttgacgatgtatagcttgaaaaatcggaatcgaccgccgacgatcccgacgaaatcggaatttcgacacgatacgatccttctttctcgacgcgaaagcgaaaccttccgaacgtcatctccataggctccgccaggtacgcatatgcatccaaacgggagggtgggtgaggaacaaaatcgacaagaccagcagcgatctgtttacctcgatccattgtgttgcttgcggttgatgatgtcgaagatcttgaacgtgccatcgagatcagatccttacgcctctaattcccacagacggcgccaattgacaaggtatcagcttgtcaatgcctatggattataggctagggtttagttggaagtagagggcaagtagatctcgaaggtttcagccgaaaagtactcgacgattatgaaaactagggtttgtaacaatgattcgatgatctcttcgtccctcgactccccctttatataggaggtggagccgagggattcgtgctgtacaagttacagagtccgggacggtttctaactcatcccgccagattacaaataacacttcctattacaactctagctttccttaatatatcttgggctcccgaatcttcttattctttgggtagtgggccttcagtaaaccccgggtactatcttcggcaggcccatttgggatgcctatgtcagatggacagcaggacgtctacgacaactaggactactcctgacgtcaagcgttggcctgtggattagatagccactactacttcgcttccgctatttgtgatgttcgttgatcaatagatcaactactattgtaatattggatcatgtgatctacctttgtaagacgattatgtgttgtaataaatgatgactctatgatattcaactattatgtctcgcaacaacaatattcctgggattgcgatgtatggcataataggcatctggacttagaaatccgggtgttgacaagttggtatcagagccattgtttgaccttaggagaccctagttagaatggacgtccgaaaaacttagtttcaaaacaaagaaagtgaatatttctgaaaacttattctcacccttatcttaagatcttttcaaaagaataaatccatgctctacttttcttggTAATTGtacctaaaattttgcacacttgatcaattcattaacctactcatcctcattgctcacagatggagtaccaatgggagttctatcagcttggtcgcgGAGGCGACCtagggttcgaaaaggatttgaagcaactagtggaatacctaggccacccgtatcccgagttcttcggaatacccctcaaaaaccactccggagaaccacctcggtgggaagtttctactgatctacgaagaaagcttggagccccggtatgggaaaccatctggttttctgtaacgggaaacacttggaaggaaggactagtcagagctatgcaagaagcaattttccgtctgtgcggacaaaatgaggacaagatcaagaacactcgcttcatctactacccaagacatgactccatgggaagaccgatgaccatgcccccgcacatagagatgaacccctatgtagcacaccaggacttcaggatgtacaaaacccgcagggatttggacaacgccctcgcctctcgccaagcacattacccatgaagacgaagaattccaccctgaagagtagcatcactccagcacttaagtaggtgtgagttgtatcaggatccccttgtatcgtagagcgaatgaatggatcttcaaaccaacggtgtgttagcattgtaatatgtgatgtttggtatgaatgaaaaagtgttgttggtttttacccccgcaacactactcaagttttcaatttatgaacttcttaaattttaacaaaacaaaccctagaaatttccctcttatcttatcagctacctcaatgttcagatggccccaccaacccgcaacgccacccaggatgccatgatgcaactgctgcagacgatgatggcagaccgggaagccgaaagagctgaacgccaagcaaaccttgccgcactgcaacagatagcccagaacaatcaaggccacagaaatcacgatcaccctggatcgaagctgaagaactttcagcacactaaccctccggtattcaacaaaactgaagagccccttgatactgatgactggctccagaccatggagaacaacctcgaagttgcgggagttgaagccgcagaaaaagtactgtttgccacccactacctgtcaggacctgccagagcctggtggacaagtgcccgtgcaatgaatgcgggacagatgatgacatgggaagacttcaagctgaaattcagcaaataccatgtgccccaaggactgatcaagaagatgagagacgagttccgcgaactcaagcaaggaaggatgtccgtggtggaataccgcgacaggtttctcactctgtcaaggtacgccccggatgagaccgacaccaatgagaagaggaacgaaagattcctgaacggactgcacgacgagatgcaaactgtgttagtaaacattccgttcgctgacttagaagccctcgtagactcagccatacagatggaaggaaagctgcatcaggccaatgagaaccgcaagcgcagaatgatgaaccaaaaTGGGCCCCACAATGCCTAGAAACACCGCAACAACCAAtctggaggatttaccccaaggaacaacaggccacctgctcagacttaccgcccaagcaacaacaacaacagcagccaCCACCACAACCACAGCAACACCAACAGCAACAACAGCAATGGCAAccgcaccaacaacaacaaccaccccaatggcaacaacagcaaccccaatactgccccaataACTGGAAGCAACACTGCTCCCGtcaaccccaaggacaagtccacgatcaactgctatgaatgtggagttgtgggccactactccaatgagtgccccaagaagcttgccaagattgccgccaacaccgctgcacctgcccagcaacagcgtcgcttcgccggtagaaggaaccagaacaacaacaacggccgcctctaccacatgactgcccatCGAAGCtcagaagcaccccagaccatgacaagtatgtcttcctgttaatcaaaatgctcaatctctcttaggaacctaacttttcttaaaatctcgggacgagatttgtttaagggggaagggtttgtaacatcccaaaaattcaaaacaaaataaatgaatttccgtagttccaaattttggaaccaacaaaaacttttattaaattaagtgtgatacatagtgatcttgcttaattcttgtgctattgccatgattgcttgttatagtagtttgaaataaccttaaaccctaaacctcacccctcttttcatcatcctagttaaaataaaataaaaggaaattaaataagaaaaaggcatatgtgcctatggctatttttacaaatctttactctagacctttctactttgtttagaggtttggaaaaccttcatacaccctatctagcacttatcaaaccaaattcaaagtgaaaccaaagaaaataaaaagaaactaaaaatgctatagaggcatatgagagaaaaatgcaaatttatgaatttgggaatcttgaccctaagacttgttgtgaatggtgggatcactcctatataccatttcaacactcaacaacaccatttgggtcaagccaagtcaaattaaaactcaaatgcaacatatgcatagaggcatatgtgacacatagccataatacccaattcttgccctatgcctttaaaccttgaTCAAATGGTGGGAAGCCatttctaaacctaatctagcactaaattgaccctaacccatgcccaagtaaagcaaggtgaacaatttacaaaaataataaaatttgacacatcacctcttatgtgtgatggccatttttgcaaatctttgagcaagaccatttgaattggtttcaatgatcttaaaatgtttctaaactaataataatcactttagagtcaataaaagtcaaatcaattggagagaattcaaatggtgagataattccattttttttactcacatacactaagggcaattttacaaatcttcatatgaggccaccattgcttgccctatggattctaaaactcttatataacaaaaacaaacacaaatgcataaaagaaaccagattaaaatcaaaggaaaattcaaaactcacatacatgtgataatggtcatatgtcccaattttattttcttcaccactttgcacccatttatcttctgattcctcaaccaaccttggtcaaccaaagccatgtcatccaagaccatgtcaaagtgAGCAACTCTCATGTTGACCATCAGTGcaaatgttgaccaggttgaccagtagggttttgacaagtggtgatgttgaaactaggtgaagatgaccacattttgaaatctttgcaaaacaactctaaaatgaacaccaccaccaccaatctttcacTTTATTTATATAATTGAgctgcaccaaaaagaatttcaaaatttgaaaagaattttcatgcggccattatgtCGAATACCTTGCAGGCATGATTCTGGTTTTGGCATACACTCTATTATCCTCTGGATTTTGGGCTAAACCCCTTTCGAATTGTGATCATCCATCTtctgtacctcctctgcatcagaCCCAGCACTTTAGCACTGATTAAAGTAGAGGCATGATGAAGAACacacccatgccggccatgctagACACCACCATGCCACCCTACCTCTCCACTCATCTCTGGCCACAtccaccttgtcctggagcatcaccgAACCTCCCTGAGCATGCTTGTACCCTCCCTGGATCGAAACGAGCACGACATTGGCCGAATCAGGCGCGCCCATGCACGCCCAGtaccgtgccaggcacgcggtgagcgagtCCCGACCCCAGCCTGGACACGGCAGAGCGCACGCTCGCCTGGACGCTCtagtcctcctctccctctcccactTGGCACGAATGATCACCACACCCCCAGCTACCTCCTAGACATCCTCGATAGCCCGCGCGTGCACcctagccgtcgccatgatcaacaATCTGCCGCGCATGTACTGCAAACACTCGAACGACGCCAGCCTGCCAtcgtcctcccctcgctgccCCTTCACGCGCGTCGTCCTCTCCATGACCCCAGCAACCTAGCGCGACCCCTACCATGCCCCTTCACCGCTCCAGACAGCCGCGCCATGGACACCCTCTCACAGCACCCGCCGATCACCTCGCGTTCCTATAAATAACGGCCACCCCAGCACGAGTTCCTCACACCATTCACTTCTCCACTTCTCCCTCGCTCTCCTCGACCCCTTCTCCACTCCAATTACTGCCTCCAGCGCCGGAATTGCTAGATCAtctccgccggagcccgcagatcgccgtcgccgattcacgccgcccggagcctcgccgacggtaccagtcgcttcctcgtcctcgccaacgacgcctcgcacctctccctcgaccgccggcggcccaggacgctccccgacccccaacctccgtcgccagcacgccctcctctcgccggagaagaagacgaaccACAACCGTGCGATCTGGTTCTAATCTGACGGTCGACGTGGCCAGGTACCGCTTCGGCTAGTTTaagtcgctgacgcgtgggaccgcttgtcagcaggcccgcgccgtTACTGGGCTGTGGTTTCCCTTTTTCAAACCGTTGCGGCCCATTatttttcccgcctaagcccattaCGCCGTATTCGAATTAATTCGTTTCAGCACTTATTTCAATTCTGCTCagtgctataaattgaatagttcaaaatctagaaacccaaattgagtgattcgaaatgttttggaaagcttagagttttatctaaacaatgccactggcctcacttgcaaattatttgtagaatttaaatgataaaaataacaaaacagatacttctctgtattcaaataaatcttaaaattcaaccattgtgaattttgaagtg
This region of Lolium perenne isolate Kyuss_39 chromosome 2, Kyuss_2.0, whole genome shotgun sequence genomic DNA includes:
- the LOC127329616 gene encoding uncharacterized protein; translation: MAAKGWGKSKVTRESLLPYVASGVIPEFNQERWRVPPANETEPLPRPGEFVIFMSFLDRGFALPTSDFLRQLLAFYSIKVSDLGPHSVQQISLFVALCECYLGCPPYFPLWVSIFHGRATRASKNSEALIPNGGITFQVKSGESFIDMALPKKAQSLWRRFWFYAKEYTPPGEVCIPQYSPEPSVPRRLNVRSLPREQEKVVKDMRQAIQALKDDGLTAVDMYNCWLGRRLIPLRCRAHPMWEYRGQNDRTRSTATEWDEGEYRKALAKITTATFTSFEDGLQPYTEDTPAPQRWQKIADHLPPLAGKEPPEMTEGEEEEVDEEEERTESESEARDFIRLPRGSKRGAESSSQGAAEEEATSRPEDKAEPSKEGAEPLSKRLRPTLLEGSMRLQRPLKDAIDAGARAGPGVRAIPTVK